The following is a genomic window from Patagioenas fasciata isolate bPatFas1 chromosome 1, bPatFas1.hap1, whole genome shotgun sequence.
AcctcccagtgctggctctgcccgGCACAGCGCTCCCCGTGCCAGCTCCCACCTCCccttccccacctgcagctccttgcccagggccccCTTGTCCCAGAGCCCTGGGACCCAGCCCAGAAAGCCCCTCCAGGGCCCCACCTGAGCGCCCTCTCCCActgcagggggacagcgggggtCCTCTCATCTGCAAAGACAACCATGCTGAGTACTTCTGGCTGGTTGGAGTGACCAGCTGGGGATATGGCTGTGCCAGACCCTTCCAGCCCGGAGTCTACACCTCCACCCAGCACTTCTACGACTGGATCCTGGCGCAGACGGGGCTGCACCCTGCAGAGACCGCTGCTCCAACGCCACAGCACTTTGTCACCTCAGCCCCTCCTCAGACACAGGGACCAACACAGGGCACATTTAAGCCCTGTCCGTATCCAGAGAAGAAGTTGGTGGAATTCTTTAAGAAGCTGCAGAAGCTCCTGCAGTCCCTAAAGAAAAAAACTGCCTGATCAGCAGGATGAACAAGATCCAGAGCAGGCTGCAGCGCAGCACAGCCGTTTCCTTCTGGGCTATGTCTGTGGATCCAAAGGCAGCCTCGGTGCCCCAGGCCAGCTCTGTCCTGCCCACTCTCTGCTGAGTGCACTCAAATGCTGAAGTTGACTTAGTTCTTGAAATAAAGTTTCCATTTTTCACAGCGAACGGTGCTTCTGTCCAGCCCAGTGTGCTGTGCGAGGCAAGggctcccttccccttccccgccCAACGAGGCTGCAGGCGGACGCGTGGGGCTCAGGGGCTGGAACCGTGCCCGGGCAGAGAGGAGGGTGAGGGTGCGCTGGGAGGAGGGAGCACAGATCAGAGGGGCGAGAGGTTTTGGGACAGCAGCTGGAAACCAGGAGTGCCTTGGGCCAGCAACTGGTGGaatccctgtgtgtgtgtgtgtttgtgtgtgtgtgtgtgcgtgtgcgcacCATGCACCGGTGAACTTGAAGGTGTCTGTCTCATGACCCAGGAGATGTGGATCTAGAAAGACCCCAAATTTGCACCAGTGACTAGGTAAGGAGCTGGACCTCCATCCACAGATACGACATGGACTTAATCTCCATACTGTTACTTGAGGAATCTATGAACATGGTCTGCTGATCAATCTAGGAAGTGAGGGGGTGATATATTTTGGTACTAAACATCCAGTCCTGATCACCTGGAAAGGCAGAAAAGGACCGGGCTGTGTTCATGTTACTGTAAGCGGTAGCTACGTGTACGTGGGTGCCGGTAAAGGCACTGCTCTGCCTACGCCCATCAGTTTTGCATCCACACTAACTGTGCAAGTCTCAGTGTGTGGATCTGGCTCTTTGAACGCAGCTCTCTTGAACACCAACCGCAGCAGCTGCATCAACCAGGCTGGGACAGGACAAGCCTGGGCGTGAGTCCGCCTGATTTAGCTCCAGACGACCTGAGAGGGCCATCCCCTGTGCTCAGAAGGCTGCTGCGTCTGGCTGCTCCGTAACCAAAGGGGAAGGAAACCCAAAGAAGCTCTGCAGCAGAGATCAGGGGCAGACAGGGAGGCTGGACTCTGGAAGTGATGGGGAGGGCTGGTGGTTGGACTCACGCTGTGTGGTGACCGGGTGGCCTTATAACAGCATAGGAAGGATGCAGACTCACAGCTTTAGAAAAACAACTCTTTAGTGTTTGTTTTCTCCAGCAGGTACCATTAAAGCATCTGGGCAGGACCCTTCCCCGCAGGtccaggagcagctcagctctgctggcaAGCTTTGCCTTGGAGAGCCATGCGGGAAGCACCAACCACGCGATGCTGTCGCCCCTGCCTTGGCCGCGACTGCAGTGAATGGGCCGAGCCAAGGGGGGTCGAGCCCAGGCCCCCACTGGCAGGGGGAGGCCCTGCTGCCCGGCACCAGAGCCCTCAGGGCTCAGCAAACTCACTGTCCGCTGTGGAGCCTGGCGCTAACTGGCCCCAGAAAtccagagcagaggaaggagcagaCTCAGCATCCCGCGCCTAGGCAGACGGGGGCTTCTCTCCAGGGCAGCTCTCCTCTTTATCTGACAAATTCTCACTCTTCTGCAGGTCAAAGCTCTGGAAATGAGCAGAAGGAACTGCTGAGAAGCATGAGAGCAACAGCTGTCCTCTACCGTGGTTCTTTCCAGTTCGGTCTAGGGCAGCGTGGGTTCTTCAGACCATCACCACCTCACCCCTTTCACCCCGGACACGAGCAGCGCACAAACCCAACGGTGTCACCAGCATCAAGCAAACCTTCCCATGCCTACAAAGCTTCACCCTTTGCCACAGACTCTGCCTTCCCGAGGGAAGAATGAGCAGAGCTGCCCATCGCTTCGGGGAGCGCGGGAGGCGGCGCCTTTCTCACCTCCAGCTCTCGCAGGACCTCGTCCATGAAATCTCCCGAATTCTGCTTGTAAGTGACCGCCAGTTTGATGGCATCATTGAAGACCTAATGAGGAGGACAATGTCTGTCACTCAGAGTAAGGGGCACTGTGTTCCTGTAACATATGGAAACGGTAACATATGGAAACTGTTCCCGCACCCAGGAAAAACAGCTACCTGTAGCTACCAGGACTTCATAAAGGAGCCAAACAGACTAGCCCGTTTCTGCTCCGTGCCTACCACAGTCTCCAGGTGCTTGGACTGGATAGGGGTCTCATGGATACTGAGCCAAATAACTGTTTTACCTTCACTACATTGGTGCCGTCTGCAGCAGACACAAAGTAAAACGGCAAACCGAGCTTCCGGGCAAAGCTGAAGCTTTTTTGGGTCATTGTCATATCCGCTGgaggaaaagcaaaggagaagTGGTCAGCGGACACCCCCGGGGGCGGAACGGCAACGCGCAGGAGCGGCGGAGCGGACCAGAGCCCGACTTCGCTGCCAGGGCCTCCTCGCTGGAGTACACGGTGAGGAGGGTCCTTGCCAAGAGCTACACgggtttaaaaacaacagcatCCGCAAACAAATCGATAAGAAGACACAAGAAGAAAAGAGTTCTTGTTGGTTTATCCGTGGTGCTTCACTAAATTACGGATAGATTCTGATGTGCTACAAATGAATGAGGGTTTGCAGCTCAGAGCACATGAGCCCAGTCGCTGTGCAGCAGCTGCGAAGGCTCCCCAGGCGCACCCTGACACTGCTGCTGTGCCCACACGACCTGGACACCACTGCCGGCACCAGTCACGTGTCTCTCTCCAGTTTGGCCTTTGTAACCAGAACTCCCTACCCCTGTGCGTGTTACTGGTGTCCTGTGAGTCGAGGGAATGCTCGCAGTGCACAGGCGGCTCAGCTGTTACAGATTTTCACTGAATGGGCAGTTTGGTCCAGCAACCCCAGCCTCAGTACCCAcagaatttatttcagttttggaACAGATCTATGGCACATTTACAGATGTGCTGACACAGCAGGAACGGCACACAGCTCTGGCGGGCCGCCAGCCCGCGTGCCGGCACAGGACGACTCCGGACCAGCCACCTTGTCTCAGAAGCCACAGCTGGAGTAGTTCCGGCTCGGAACGCCGGAGCCGCCTCTCTGCGGGAGGCTGGGTCAGCCTCCTCCAGCCGGGGCGCGAGTGCGGCGCCGCGGGCGCGCGGCCCCGGCGGGTGCGGTGAGGCACGCACGCCCGGCTGCGGCAGAGGGCTCTCCCGGAGCAGCGCCCGCTCGCACAGGACACTGCGAGCAGGACGCGTCTGCGCAGAGGATCTGCCCACAGCGTGGCTGTCAACACCCAGCCCCTCGGCCTTGGGCTTCTGTACAGCCCTGCGATCGGTGGGTTCACAGCTGGGAGCCCGGACGCCTCGTCCAGCCGTTCACACTTGTTCATCGCTGCCATTATTTCTAGCGGGAACATCAGCAGGGAAGCCCCTGTCTGACTGTGGCCCCGGGGTACGTGTTCTCTGGGTGCTGAGCACAAGGCGGGTGCGTTACGCACTCTCGGGGTGCGGATCACAACCCAGGTGACAGCAATCAGGAAAGCCTGGCTGGCATTCCTGAGAGGAGGAACCATCCAGCCATCTCCTGGGGAAGCTGAACCATTGTGCCACCAGCTACATTAGACACCTTGGCACAGagagccccacaggaccctgAAGGCTGAATCAGCGATGCAGAGGCCGATACTGACTGCATCGGGGACACCTCTGTGCTCCGTTTCCAACACGACATGCTGCGATTTTTGACCGGGTACCGCTCTAATCAgcttccaggtcctgctggatgaaACGGGCAGCGTGGTAAGGACAGAACTGGAAGGACATCACTTGAATAAACTTTAAATGGATCAAAGTTGTATTTTTACCTGCTAATTAAACAAGGACAAGAGCCTCTAAGACAGGTCAGTAGAGGACCCAGCTATTTGTTTGGTAAAATAAAGCCCTGAGAGACTAATAGCCAAGAACCCATCTGGACCTAACAGATGGATGACATCCTTCCTCAGCAAGATCCCAAGAGGCCGAAAGCCCCAGATACACTCACCATCGATCTTGTTGGCCACCACGATGCAAGGAATCTCTGGGCGGAATTCCCTCAGCTCCTGGTACCAGCTGTTCAGGTTCCTGTAGGTGACTTTGCGCTGCACGTCAAACACCTTCCAAAAAGAAGCAGCTGCTGTgggacacacagcaggacagcaggacagcTGCCGGTCGACCCTCCGCACCAGACACCAGCACGGAGCGCAGAGGTTTCCCAGGACACAAAAGGAAGCCGGCCTTTGTCAGAAGGATGAAACAGGGAGAATATCCAGCAAGTCTGGAAACACGCAGCCAGCCCATTTCCTTGCGTGATACGGGAAACAGTCCCTCGTTTTCCTTCACACTCATGTTTTCTGCTATGACAAACTGTCACCCATGGTGGTGAACAAGCACGGGCAAAGTCCTGCTCTGCTAAGCCCAGTCATACATGAGGCTTCTCTATTTTAACAATTAAAAACTGAATGAAGCTGGCTGATGCGCACAAGTGATGAGAAATAGTGGAAAGTTAGAGCAACGGTACAAACCAAGAGAGCCGAGCCAGCTAGAAGTCAGGACACAAGACCATTTTAACCTAATAAATGGGAAAGACAAAGTATAGGAAAATAGAAAGGGCAGAAGACCAGAGAAGGAAGCCTGATGTAGAACCCCTGCCGAGCACGTCAGAACAGTTGTGTCCTACGTAACCCAACAGTCCCATCACAAACGAGGGGAATGCCCTGTCCCTCacctctgcagtgctgctcccaAAGTACCCCCAGGGGTACCCTCCACCTTACTGGGAACACAGCGACAAAGCTGAGGAAATTGGAAAACAGCAAAGCCAGGGAATATAGTAAGAGTGCTATCAGGAAAGACAGAAGAGAGCTAAACGTGCCCAACTATGCTGCTTTTATCTGGTGAGGGAATAAAGAACAACATAGGAAAGTTTTTTAAATGACTGGAAGAGACAAGAAACATAAGGCGGCATAATCATCAAAAGTAACACACAGGCCAAGCGCCAGCTGGGCTGGTTCAGTCAGAACTGCAGCGGGTCCCAGCCGAACAGCGCCCTTACCATGATACACGCGTGAGCCTTGTGGTAGTAGGAGGCGTGCATGCTCTGGAACCGCTCCTGTCCCGCCGTGTCCCAGAAGTCTGCAAGACGTGAAGTACCAGCTTAGAATGACACAACTTTCCAGGGTCTGTTTCCCTCACAACTTAACGCCACGACACAAAGCCTGGTCCATCTACTCAGCGTCACAAATTAGGTTTCACCTCACTGATCTGAAACATTCCAGAGCTAAGAGATTATGCAGAACTAGGACCTGTTCTCAGCTGGGCTTAGCTATGAATTGTACTGGCACTGAACATTGCTACAGACATACTAGAACAAGAGAAGTCAACAGTAGATATGGCTCATAAAGCAAAGAGTGATAACAATGTTTGGTACTTTGTCACTAGAGGTGACAACAGGAAACAAAGTCTAAGTGTCTTGAAATAACCCAATTTCTGGCAGAGTGTAAGGaagatggagccgggctctttccagcagtgcccagtgacaggaccagaggcagcgGGCACACACTGGAACACGGGAGCTTCCCTCAACATCAGGAAACACATTttccactgtgagggtgactgcaCGGGCACAGGTtgcacagggaggttgtggagtctccctccttggGGATACTGAGCAGCCATCTAGACATTGTCCTGGGCAATGGCTCTGGGGGTCCCGCTTGAACAGGGGGCTGGATGGGATGATGTcccaaggccccttccaacctcaaccattccgGGATTCTGTGATCCCCATTTCCCCGCCTACAAACCACTGCTTGGCATCCCCTTGCCCAGCGCAAGGAGCTCCCTGCCGCGTTCCTGGGTCCATACGCTGCCGATACACCGGCAGCACCACCGCTGTTTCCCTCTGTCCCCAAACACCCCGAAGGGCGCCCCCACTCACCCACGAGCACCGTCTGCCCGTCCAGCTGCGCGCGGTGCCGGTAGAGCGTCAGGGCGAAGGTGGAGAGCTGCTGGGGGCGGCTGCGCCCGAGCTAAGGACCCGGCGAGGAGCGGGTGTCCCCGCAGCGACCCACGGCACCGGGCCGCCCGCCGACCCCGGCCGGGCCCTCCGGCACCGGGCCGCCCGCCGACCCCCGGCCGGGCCCGCCACAGCTCCCCGGGCCGCCCACGGCCCGCCCCTCCGGCCGGGCCCGCCACAGCCTCCCGGGccggcacccgctcccccgccgcgccccccggGCCGGGCACACAAGGATACAAGCCATCGAGCAGAAACCGCTCCAGCAGCCTGCGGAGAGAGCACCGGACACCCGTTAGGCCGCGGGGCCGAGCTGTCCCGCCCCGCGGGAACCGGCCGGGCCCGCGCGGCCACGCACTTGGACTTGCCCACGGCGCTGTCCCCCAGGCAGATGATTTTCACCGTCTCCTCGGCGCCGGCCGCGGCCTCGTCCCGGGGCTGCTCCGCCGCCTCGTCCTGGGGCTGCTCCGCCGCTTCATCCCGGGGCTGCTCCGCCGCGTCCGCCATAACCCGCCCTCGCGTCCCCGCTGCTACGCGACACGGCGGCCCCGCCCCGGGCCCCGCCTCCATCGGGCCCCGCCTCCATCGGGCCCCGCCTCCATCGGGCCCCGCCTCCATCGGGCCCCGCCTCCATCGGGCCCCGCCTCCATCGGGCCCCGCCTCCATCGGGCCCCGCCTCCATCGGGCCCAGCCCGTTCTCGGACCCCGCCATCCTCTAGACAACGCCCCATATGATCACGCCCCATGTGACACGCCCCCATATGACCACGCCCCCACACGACCACGCCCCTTCCCCAGACCCCGCCTCCTTCGGGCCCCGCCTCGCGGTCGGCCCCACCTCGCGCTCCTCTTGCGTCACGGAGCGCTCTGCCCCGCCCTCTCCCCTGTAATGCGTCACGCGTGCGACGTCCCGCCCCATGTGACGTCACGGCCGCGCCGGCAGGCGGGCGCGATGGCCGCGGGGCGCTCGGCGCGGCCGCTGACCCTGACGCTGGCGCTGCTGAAGCCGGACGCCGTggcgcacccgctggtgctggaGGTGAGCGCGGCGCTgggcggccgggccggccccGCTGGTGCTGGAGGCGAGCGCGGCGCTGGGCGGGCTGACCCTGGCCCGCTCTGTCGGTCCCGGCGGCCGCCCAGCGCTGCGCCTCTGCCCGCAGGCCGTGACCGAGACCATCCTCAGCAACCGGTTCCTGATCGTGCGCTCCCGGGAGCTGCGCTGCGGGCGGGAGCAGAGCGGCCGCTTCTACCGGGAGCACGCGGgtaggcggcggggccgcgggcgggccGGCTGTGGGACtcgggtctctttagcttggaggagactgaggggggactcattcctggggatcaatatggaaaggggtagtgtcaggaggatggagccaggctctgctgggtgacaaccagtgacaggacaaggggcaatgggtgcaaactggaacacaggaggttccacttgaatatgagaagcaacttgttgggggtgagggtggcagagcctggcccaggctccccagggaggttgtggagtctccttctctgcagacattcaaacccgcctggaccccttcctgtggaacctcagctgggtgttcctgctccggggggattgcactggatgagctttccagggcccttctagccctgacattgtgtgattctgtttcTCTCCCCAGGGCGGTTCTTCTACCAGCGGCTGGTGGAGTTCATGGCCAGGTACCGGCTGGGGAAGCAGCTTTGCTCTGCAGGTGGCCCCTGGTGTTCCCGGGCAGTGTGTGTGTAGCTGGAGGGGCTGCGTGGCGGGAACGTGTCTGGTCAGGAGCTGGTGCCGAGGGGACAGGCCCTGGGCTCGGGGGGAtgccaggagccagctctgctGCGGCAGCACTGGCGGCGACAGccctgggggctgtgggtgctgtcaCCTGGGAGGTCATTCCTGCAAGTGCTTTGCTTGTGAGCCGTGATCTCAGTGTTTGGTGTCACAGTAGCTCTGCATCCCCTCTCAGAAAGCACTGCACAGCTGTTGCACTTCTTTGCACTTGCTTTATGTATAAGAATGAAGCTCTGCCCTTTTGTAACCTGTTCTGCTTTTCCCTGGTCCTTTTCTCAGTGGCCCCATGTGGGCTTATATCTTGGCCCATGAGAATGCCATCCCCCTCTGGAGATCCCTGATGGGACCCACCAAAGTGTTCCGAGCCCGAAACAGCGTCCCGGACTCCATCCGCGGAGCCTACGGCCTCACCGACACCAGGAACACCACTCATGGCTCAGGTGGGCCTGTCATTAGCAGTTGGTGGGTGTGAATGGTGGTGTTTTGTCTGCCTTTACTTGCTTTCCGTTCTGGGAGTCGAAGTTAATGATTTTCTCACTTCTGCAGACTCCAATCACACCTGTCCTGGTGTGACCCAGCCTGGTACTTTTCTTTACGGCTTCCACCTTTGCCTTTGGAACACAGCACATATTTGCGGTGCCAGATTGGCATTTCTCATCTTCCTTCTCTCTGTTTTCTAACAGACTCGCCAGCATCAGCCAGCAGAGAAATTGCCTTTTTCTTCCCTGAGTTCGACGAACGTCTCTGGTACGAGCAGGAGGAGCCGCGTCTGCGCTGCGGGCGGGTGTTTTACAACGCGGAGGAGCGAGTCCACTGCGCGCTCGGGGACGGAGAGTCGGAGCCGACCTGAGTTCCCGGGGGTAATGTTTGCTGAGCTGGAAGGAGCCGCCGGGCACGCGGCTCAGCCCGTAGCGAGACAGAGCACgggggagggaaaggcctggTGTACGTTgagtgctgctgcctggggttaGGTGCAGGTGCTGGGCTGTTTTAGGGAGCACTTCTCAAGTAGCAGCGCTCCAGCAGAGGTCTGGCCGGGCAGTTTGTTGGTCCCTGGTGTTTATCTGGATGTGAGCGGTGCAGGCAAGTTCACCGAAGGGCTGGGTGCAAAGGTGGTTGCTAGTTCTCCTTAGGATGTGATTGGTTTTGCTGATAGTAGGGCTCAGATCCTTAATATTTGTTCTGTGCCCACAGTCCCTTCAGGAGAAATGAGGGGAAAAGGAATATGAAAAAATGCAGCGGTAAGCAGGGCAACATTAGCTCTCCCGTCCTTGCTCTCCTGGGTCTAAGCTGAGAAGCAAGGTTGTCTTCGAGGCTGTATCAGATTCGTACCTTCAGCGCGTGTTGGAGGGCAGGGCCGGCAGCCGCTCTCGGGAACGTTGCGTGTCCTGTCGGTTCATGTCCCCGGGCTGACGAGCCTGTGACGGTTCCGGGGGAGCTGCAGAAGGGTGTCAATAGTCCGGTGCCCGGAGGGATCTTCTGTTTGTGCTTTTAGATTGCTGGGGCGTGAGCTTGGTGCTGCTGGAACCTGGCAGCGCTCCTAGAGCTACAGATTTCTTGAATCCGTAATAAAAGGCCAGATGAGTTCCTTTGAATGCTGGTAGGCAGAGGCTGTTTCTGCCAGGAGCTCTCGTGTTAAGCTCAGAGGCTTCATTGCCTATAGACGTACTGGGCATCGAAGCACCGAGCTCCATGTGCTTTGTAAATCATATGGACGAAGTAACTTAATTATTCAGATAATTGATAATATATGGTGGTGCACAAGAACTTGGTTCAGAGGTACAAAGCAATGCTCTGACCTGCCTGTTTATGTTTTCCTGTTTCACGGATTTTGAGACCTGTTCCTGTATGAGTTTTAATCTGTTTAAACTACCCTCTAAATAGCTTCTTACAGtgctgatttttaattttaactaAGATGCCTTGTTGTTTGGAGTGAATTTCTTTTGGATCATTTCAAACGCGCTGTCTTGCTGAAGGCTCCTTTGTAACGTGCTTGGGAGGGTTTGTTAGCTCACTCCCGTTCTGCGGCGCTGCGGGACCGCATCGATGTTACCGGGCACTGAGGCTGCGGTTGAGTTGATTTACTGGTGTATTACTGTGTCACACATCAAACGCAAGTTACTCCTTGGCCAGTTTAAGACAACGATGTGAAACGTTGGACATTGATTGAAAAATGTTTAATTGTAGAGAGTGCTGCTGTAGAGCTTCCTTGATTAAATACATCAGCATTTTTGTTCCTTCCTTACTATTGCGTGAGATTAAATgcagttgttgttttgttccAGGTACAGATCAAAGGATCTGCGGAATATTTCCGCGTTTTTGcattgctgcttttattttcaccAGCAGCGTCCCAAGGTTGATCAGCTCCCGATCGAGTGTGTGTGTACGGGTCTGTCCTTAGTGCCATTGCCAGGTGACATTTTGTTCATCCTGAGTTTCACTCAGTTATGTATGTTTTTCTCATACCTATTAACCCTTACTGTTTTTTTCACCTTTCTGCTTCACATTGTGCTTTATTTGATATTAATGTGGGCTATCATTAAATGATAATTCTTAGCTTGCACATCTCATtaatgttgtgggggttttttgtggttgatgtggttttagggttttttcctaGTCACTTGCAGTGATTACAGTCGGGAAAACCGACCCTTTTAAGATGCAAAGTACCGGTAGCACTGGGTTGGTGGCGCGGTGTTTTCCCAGAACGGCTCTCGTAGTTACCACATCAGTCACCGTTACTGGGAGAGCTGCCCGTTTTGTGTCCATTTTAACGTTTCTTTGCTCCCCCAAGACCGAACCCGAGTGGGGTGGTCAGCACTCTGCAGTCCCATTTCCCGGAGCAGAGTGTTTATTTTGTGACTAAAGATGTTCTGCAAACTTTCTCAGAAGATTTAATGTTGAAATATGTGGTATTAGATGCAGGAGGTAGTGTCAGAATTTTTTACTATCAAGGGCAGGCTTTGGGTTCGTGAGGTGGGAGCAGCTGCTCTCTGTTTGAGGACTATCATGAAAGTCTTTTTTTTCCAGCACCCTCATTTTAAGTGTTTCAGTGTTTTTAACTTCTCTGGTGCCACTCAGCATGTTTTCTGTACCTCCTGGTGCCCCTCGGCCCTGCAGTGAATCACCTTTGATTTTCTGACTGCCAGTGACTTTAATACAAAACAATGTCTTGTATCCTTTCCCAGTCTCCTTGCTGTTCCCCttcctgtccccagtctgtcttTACAGAACCAGCTGAAACTTCTCATtactttggttgtgttttttacaCCGGAGTCAAACGATTCTAAAGAAATGTTGGTAATGCCCAG
Proteins encoded in this region:
- the RABL2B gene encoding rab-like protein 2B, with the protein product MADAAEQPRDEAAEQPQDEAAEQPRDEAAAGAEETVKIICLGDSAVGKSKLLERFLLDGFRPQQLSTFALTLYRHRAQLDGQTVLVDFWDTAGQERFQSMHASYYHKAHACIMVFDVQRKVTYRNLNSWYQELREFRPEIPCIVVANKIDADMTMTQKSFSFARKLGLPFYFVSAADGTNVVKVFNDAIKLAVTYKQNSGDFMDEVLRELESFDLQKSENLSDKEESCPGEKPPSA
- the NME6 gene encoding nucleoside diphosphate kinase 6, which codes for MAAGRSARPLTLTLALLKPDAVAHPLVLEAVTETILSNRFLIVRSRELRCGREQSGRFYREHAGRFFYQRLVEFMASGPMWAYILAHENAIPLWRSLMGPTKVFRARNSVPDSIRGAYGLTDTRNTTHGSDSPASASREIAFFFPEFDERLWYEQEEPRLRCGRVFYNAEERVHCALGDGESEPT